One region of Dokdonia sp. 4H-3-7-5 genomic DNA includes:
- a CDS encoding pseudouridine synthase, whose product MSHTHFKLFKPYGFISQLLSNDERQARKKKFLSELHDFPEGTMAIGRLDEKSEGLLLMTTDGKLSDTINRSGIEKEYYVQVDGMITDDAIDQMAAGVEIGFDGKKYQTKPCKVRRLIENPTLPERSKKIRDARHGPTPWIAVTITEGKFRQVRKMTSAVGFPTLRLVRIRIGSQTLMGLEPRQVIEVKELL is encoded by the coding sequence ATGAGCCATACTCACTTCAAATTATTCAAACCTTATGGTTTTATTAGTCAGCTGCTTAGTAATGATGAGCGACAGGCCAGAAAGAAGAAGTTTTTGAGCGAGCTACATGATTTTCCTGAGGGTACAATGGCTATAGGCCGTCTTGACGAGAAATCTGAGGGGTTACTACTCATGACAACAGATGGTAAACTGTCTGATACTATTAATCGATCAGGTATTGAAAAAGAATACTATGTGCAAGTGGATGGTATGATTACTGACGACGCTATTGACCAAATGGCGGCTGGAGTTGAGATTGGTTTTGACGGTAAAAAATATCAAACAAAACCATGTAAAGTAAGACGATTAATTGAGAATCCTACGCTGCCAGAACGTTCTAAAAAAATAAGAGATGCTCGTCATGGTCCTACACCATGGATAGCTGTTACTATTACAGAAGGAAAATTTAGACAAGTACGTAAGATGACGAGTGCTGTAGGTTTCCCTACACTGAGACTTGTAAGAATAAGAATAGGCTCACAAACCCTAATGGGTCTGGAGCCTAGACAAGTTATTGAGGTAAAGGAGTTACTTTAA